A genomic segment from Methanolobus zinderi encodes:
- a CDS encoding glycosyltransferase family 2 protein has translation MGITGIIPAYNDEANIYDVIKKAGVYVDNIVVVDDGSTDSTAYVAEKMNAHVIKHETHRGKMEALRTAFKFSEKFGDGPVLVINPNKSYNSEEIPKMIDPVMWLEADAVVGYSPYPEAGSDYDIQSLIANNNGNGNGNGNVSEIGRQQFVKYLYDNIGYAAFSSQSANFMKFEPDSLPMELSLVKDLADAGMRVKEINVSKVREQNKDELYDHKIGVVVPAYNEEKLIAKTVGGIPDYVNRIYVINDASTDNTAGVLNSIRDPRLSVITHEQNQGVGAAILHGYKRALQEDMDIAVVMGGDNQMNPALMPDLIMPILRGEADYTKGNRLKSEEFRGGMSSWRLFGNSLLTFLTKVSSGYWHIMDPQNGYTAISKKALSGIEIDKLYTYYGYCNDILVKLNTFGYKTVDVSMPARYADEKSTIKYGRYMTKVSVMLLKNFFWRLKEKYSIQSFHPLVFFYVFGMIFLPLGVLLSAYTLVGGLAGWAVPSSLPLIDTLLIIAGIQMILFAMLFDMKECYRSMDIGI, from the coding sequence ATGGGTATAACAGGTATAATACCTGCCTATAATGATGAAGCTAACATTTATGATGTCATCAAAAAGGCAGGGGTGTATGTTGATAATATAGTGGTGGTTGATGATGGGAGTACTGATTCCACCGCATATGTTGCAGAAAAGATGAATGCACATGTAATAAAACATGAAACACATAGAGGGAAGATGGAAGCACTCAGGACCGCCTTCAAATTCTCAGAGAAATTCGGTGATGGTCCTGTACTTGTAATTAATCCAAATAAATCCTATAATTCTGAAGAAATTCCCAAAATGATAGACCCAGTAATGTGGCTTGAAGCGGATGCAGTCGTAGGATACAGCCCATATCCTGAAGCAGGGTCAGATTATGATATACAGTCATTGATAGCAAATAATAATGGCAACGGTAATGGTAACGGAAACGTTTCAGAAATCGGAAGACAGCAATTTGTAAAGTATCTCTATGACAATATCGGTTATGCGGCATTCTCTTCCCAATCGGCAAATTTCATGAAATTCGAGCCGGATTCCCTGCCAATGGAACTCTCTCTTGTCAAGGATCTTGCAGATGCCGGTATGAGAGTAAAGGAGATCAATGTCAGTAAGGTCCGTGAACAGAATAAGGATGAACTGTACGATCATAAGATCGGGGTAGTGGTACCTGCCTATAATGAAGAGAAACTGATAGCAAAAACAGTTGGTGGTATCCCTGACTATGTTAACCGGATATATGTCATCAACGATGCGAGTACTGATAATACTGCCGGGGTACTGAACTCGATCAGGGACCCTCGTTTATCTGTCATCACACACGAACAAAACCAGGGAGTAGGTGCTGCAATCCTGCACGGCTACAAGCGGGCCCTTCAGGAAGATATGGATATTGCTGTTGTCATGGGTGGTGATAACCAGATGAACCCGGCACTTATGCCGGATCTCATAATGCCTATTCTCCGGGGCGAGGCTGATTATACCAAGGGTAATCGTCTAAAATCGGAGGAGTTTCGCGGAGGGATGAGCTCCTGGAGACTCTTTGGTAACTCCCTGCTCACTTTCCTCACAAAGGTCAGCAGTGGATACTGGCACATAATGGACCCCCAGAACGGCTATACTGCGATATCAAAGAAAGCCCTTTCAGGGATAGAAATTGACAAGCTTTACACTTATTACGGATACTGTAACGATATCCTGGTAAAGCTCAACACATTCGGTTACAAGACCGTTGATGTTTCCATGCCTGCCCGGTATGCTGATGAGAAATCGACAATCAAATATGGAAGATACATGACCAAAGTTTCGGTCATGCTGCTGAAGAACTTTTTCTGGAGGCTCAAAGAAAAGTACTCTATTCAGAGTTTCCACCCTCTGGTCTTCTTCTACGTCTTCGGTATGATATTCCTGCCTCTGGGTGTGCTTCTTTCAGCATACACTCTGGTCGGGGGCCTTGCAGGATGGGCTGTTCCGTCAAGCCTTCCACTGATAGATACGCTTCTGATCATAGCAGGTATACAGATGATTCTCTTTGCAATGCTTTTTGACATGAAGGAATGTTACAGGTCGATGGATATAGGTATCTGA
- a CDS encoding HepT-like ribonuclease domain-containing protein produces MKDPEIFIVHIIDSIGKIENFTNNKEKEDFLEDVQLQDAVIRRIEIIGEASRISRTSLKKTSGMFHGVKWQEPGTN; encoded by the coding sequence ATGAAGGATCCTGAAATCTTTATAGTTCACATAATAGACTCGATAGGGAAGATAGAGAATTTCACTAACAATAAGGAAAAAGAAGACTTTCTCGAAGATGTGCAGTTGCAGGATGCTGTTATCAGAAGGATAGAGATAATAGGTGAAGCATCTAGAATATCCCGGACGAGTTTAAAGAAAACTTCCGGGATGTTCCATGGAGTGAAATGGCAAGAACCAGGGACAAACTGA
- a CDS encoding right-handed parallel beta-helix repeat-containing protein, producing MVCLVLGLSLGTAIASAADTTADEGSNYTVSISKDTTTTSVHTKDGELIYEGNNDVEAIKAAVNAVDEGSILINSGTYMISSAIELKSNIELVGKDAVLRGYSIFNITDATNVTIRGFELSDPDEAYLPVVGDVGLIKFENSNNCLIEDNTFTNFRSYGVYLDVSSPSYTNEEITIRNNEFLDFGYAGVMIGKQSNNIYVEDNLFKDINTRKINVNSYGVAVAKGGSSYKYSEYIYIRNNHIENNPVWEGIDSHGSNNIYIEDNTITDVKIPIAVSHSTSDGSYPETLHDVKITGNQIQGYTNGQKQDSGIYVIGGHGGAVLEPISRVIVSDNTIRDVNNWLISDDGAIVLQSVEKAVVENNDISGVGGTGINLENADNTVVKDNSIKDMKPISGATQGLEIISSGSNLTFENNNFDESVEVPGV from the coding sequence ATGGTTTGTCTGGTCCTTGGTTTAAGCCTTGGAACAGCAATTGCTTCAGCGGCCGACACCACCGCCGATGAAGGATCAAACTACACAGTAAGCATTTCCAAAGACACCACCACAACATCTGTCCATACAAAGGACGGAGAGCTCATATACGAAGGAAATAACGACGTAGAAGCCATAAAGGCTGCAGTGAATGCTGTTGATGAAGGAAGTATCCTGATCAACTCCGGAACATATATGATCAGTTCAGCAATTGAACTGAAATCAAATATTGAACTGGTAGGCAAGGATGCAGTACTCAGAGGATACAGTATCTTCAATATAACAGATGCAACTAACGTTACAATAAGAGGATTCGAACTCAGTGATCCGGACGAGGCATACCTTCCGGTTGTCGGCGATGTCGGACTCATTAAATTCGAGAACAGCAATAACTGTCTTATCGAAGACAATACATTCACCAACTTCAGAAGCTATGGTGTATACCTTGATGTCAGCTCACCATCCTACACCAACGAAGAGATCACAATAAGGAACAATGAGTTCCTGGATTTCGGTTACGCTGGTGTTATGATAGGAAAGCAGTCCAATAATATCTATGTTGAGGACAACCTGTTCAAGGATATAAACACCAGAAAGATAAATGTAAACTCCTACGGTGTTGCAGTCGCCAAGGGAGGAAGTTCCTACAAGTATTCCGAATACATCTATATCAGGAACAATCACATAGAGAACAACCCCGTATGGGAAGGTATCGACAGTCATGGATCCAACAATATCTACATAGAGGACAACACCATCACTGACGTCAAGATACCTATCGCAGTTTCCCACAGTACAAGTGACGGAAGCTACCCTGAGACCCTGCATGATGTGAAGATCACAGGCAACCAGATACAGGGCTACACCAACGGACAGAAACAGGACTCCGGAATTTATGTGATAGGCGGACACGGAGGAGCTGTCCTTGAACCAATATCAAGGGTTATAGTCTCGGACAACACTATCCGTGATGTCAACAACTGGCTCATATCAGACGACGGAGCCATCGTTCTGCAGAGTGTGGAAAAGGCCGTCGTTGAGAATAACGATATCTCCGGAGTCGGCGGAACAGGTATCAACCTTGAAAATGCCGATAATACTGTTGTTAAAGATAACAGTATAAAAGATATGAAGCCCATCTCAGGTGCAACCCAAGGTCTGGAAATTATATCCAGCGGAAGTAACCTGACATTTGAGAACAACAATTTCGATGAATCAGTAGAAGTCCCGGGAGTCTGA
- a CDS encoding nucleotidyltransferase family protein: MTVNQIDEYRDTIIPILLKNDVERAGIFGSFARNEADEDSDIDILVRFKRRKGLFDLARLELELEKEAQRKVEVIIYDSITPLIRERVLKEEVKIL; this comes from the coding sequence ATGACTGTTAACCAGATAGATGAGTACAGAGACACTATAATCCCGATATTGCTGAAAAATGATGTGGAAAGGGCTGGGATCTTCGGATCTTTTGCAAGGAACGAGGCAGATGAGGATAGTGACATCGATATTCTTGTTCGTTTCAAGAGAAGAAAAGGTTTGTTCGACCTTGCCAGATTAGAACTGGAGCTTGAAAAGGAAGCTCAAAGGAAGGTTGAGGTCATCATTTATGATTCCATAACTCCTCTTATAAGGGAACGAGTCCTTAAAGAAGAAGTGAAGATACTATGA
- a CDS encoding type II toxin-antitoxin system HicA family toxin, producing MKRLREFGFEGPFSGGKHSFMTKGDLVLTIPNPHKDRISAGLLQRS from the coding sequence GTGAAACGATTAAGGGAATTCGGGTTCGAAGGTCCTTTCTCTGGCGGAAAACATTCATTCATGACAAAAGGTGATCTTGTCCTGACAATTCCGAATCCTCATAAGGACAGAATAAGTGCAGGACTGCTTCAGAGATCCTAA
- a CDS encoding right-handed parallel beta-helix repeat-containing protein: MDVTRKTTSLLMVCLVLGLGLGPVIASAADTTADEGMNYTIHVSKDSGTVLVQTGEGEVLYQGGSDVGAIKAAVNAIDRGTILIDSGTYMISSPVSLKSNIELVGNNAVLKGYKMFTISSATNVRISGFEFTGPDALYGSVASGSGLIDIVNSKNVFIEGNTFRNFRDYGVNVAVSSTSHSNEQISIRDNEFLDYGYAGVMIGKQSNYIYVEDNTFKNINTRAVNGNAYGIAVAKGSNSYKHSEYIYIRHNWIENSPIWEGIDSHGANHVYIQDNTVLNCKVPIAVSYQTNEGSYPLPVHDIVITGNYVKGNMNSPYKQHSGIHVLGARNYAQPYTNINVSGNTIVDVNSWLVSDDGAIVLRDVNGGIVDNNLITGVGGTGINLLNADNLVVQNNDIQSLKQISGYTKGIEMSAVRKSFSTTIRDNKFGSSVDYHGYANSGNTYYTTLINEERSEFGGSLSLNVQTAPTPAESSVNPPLTPPEPRTSDNTDGPVFEPISGSPGISDSNISISREAGSTVVKTGNGEEIYNGSSDDVAVSAAIRAVEQGTVTFREGTYVLSSAVSLKSNVELIGENATLEGYNIFRLNDVSNVTIKGFTFSGPEEQYSARASSTGLIDIVNSEDCLIEDNVFSNFRDNGVNLLTTSVSDHNRQITIRNNEFLDFGYTGVMIGKQAKNIVIEENTFINIDVNNLNVHSFAIAVARAGSEYQYSEYIYIRNNTIENNPGWEGIDSHGANYLFIENNEITDVKIPISIGQINEDDRYPVPVHTLNIEGNMILGNFSAESEYPAIKVFGGNNSDDTVSKPYLRATISANTISDRNNWLSEDNAVVLQNVPDAVIDNNTVSSDAGPETPDEVADTVEDMNETILDEKPVAIVGIVSAPSKNSLELDGSGSIDDTGIASYSWDFDSSDGIQEDASGEVVSHVFPGAGRYVVTLTVTDTQGQQDIDTLNVVFN; this comes from the coding sequence ATGGATGTTACGAGAAAAACTACAAGCCTTTTAATGGTTTGTCTGGTCCTTGGTCTAGGCCTCGGGCCGGTAATTGCTTCAGCGGCTGACACCACCGCCGATGAAGGAATGAACTACACAATTCACGTTTCTAAAGACTCCGGTACAGTACTTGTCCAGACAGGTGAAGGAGAGGTACTATATCAGGGAGGCAGTGACGTCGGAGCCATTAAGGCTGCAGTCAACGCTATAGACAGAGGTACTATCCTGATAGACTCAGGGACATACATGATCAGCTCACCTGTGTCATTGAAGTCCAATATCGAGTTAGTCGGGAACAATGCCGTACTGAAAGGTTACAAGATGTTCACTATAAGCAGTGCGACAAATGTCAGGATCAGTGGATTTGAGTTCACAGGACCTGACGCGCTGTACGGGTCCGTGGCAAGTGGCTCCGGTCTCATTGATATCGTGAACAGCAAGAATGTTTTCATAGAAGGCAACACTTTCCGCAACTTCAGGGATTATGGTGTGAACGTGGCCGTAAGTTCCACATCCCACAGCAACGAGCAGATATCCATAAGGGACAATGAGTTCCTTGATTATGGTTATGCCGGTGTGATGATTGGAAAACAGTCCAACTACATCTATGTAGAGGACAACACATTCAAGAACATCAATACCCGGGCCGTGAACGGAAATGCCTATGGTATCGCTGTTGCAAAAGGAAGTAACTCTTACAAACACTCTGAATATATCTATATCAGGCACAACTGGATAGAGAACAGTCCCATATGGGAAGGTATCGATAGTCATGGAGCTAACCATGTCTACATCCAGGACAACACGGTTCTGAACTGTAAAGTGCCAATTGCCGTTTCCTACCAGACAAATGAAGGAAGTTATCCCTTACCGGTCCATGACATTGTCATTACAGGTAACTATGTCAAAGGGAATATGAACTCCCCTTACAAACAGCATTCGGGGATACATGTTCTGGGCGCGCGTAACTATGCGCAGCCATATACGAACATAAACGTCTCAGGCAACACAATCGTGGACGTTAACAGCTGGCTGGTCAGTGATGACGGTGCCATAGTACTGAGAGACGTAAACGGAGGTATTGTCGACAACAACCTGATCACCGGTGTAGGAGGAACAGGGATCAATCTGTTGAACGCCGATAATCTGGTCGTTCAGAACAACGACATACAGAGTCTCAAGCAGATCTCAGGCTACACAAAGGGTATAGAGATGTCAGCAGTCAGGAAAAGTTTCAGCACAACTATCAGGGATAACAAGTTCGGCAGCTCTGTGGATTACCACGGATATGCTAATTCAGGTAATACGTATTATACTACCCTGATAAATGAGGAACGTTCAGAGTTCGGAGGTTCACTGAGCCTCAACGTGCAGACTGCCCCCACACCTGCTGAATCAAGTGTCAATCCACCACTCACCCCACCCGAACCCCGCACGTCAGACAACACAGACGGACCCGTTTTTGAACCAATAAGCGGTAGCCCCGGAATAAGTGATTCAAATATCAGCATATCCAGGGAAGCAGGCTCCACAGTCGTTAAAACAGGCAATGGCGAGGAGATATACAATGGCAGCAGTGATGATGTTGCTGTAAGTGCTGCCATAAGAGCTGTAGAGCAGGGAACCGTTACCTTCAGGGAAGGCACGTATGTACTCAGCTCGGCTGTGTCACTTAAATCCAATGTAGAACTGATCGGAGAGAATGCCACCCTGGAAGGATATAACATATTCCGGCTGAACGACGTATCCAATGTAACAATCAAAGGATTCACATTCAGCGGTCCCGAGGAGCAGTATTCGGCACGTGCCAGCAGCACAGGTCTAATTGATATCGTTAACAGTGAGGACTGTCTGATCGAAGATAATGTCTTCAGCAATTTCAGGGACAACGGTGTAAACCTCTTAACGACCTCTGTATCCGACCACAACAGGCAGATAACAATCAGGAACAATGAATTCCTAGACTTTGGTTATACCGGTGTTATGATTGGAAAACAGGCAAAGAACATAGTTATCGAGGAAAACACATTCATAAACATTGATGTCAATAATCTGAACGTGCACTCCTTTGCTATTGCTGTTGCCAGGGCAGGCAGTGAATACCAGTACTCCGAATACATCTACATCAGGAACAACACTATCGAGAACAACCCCGGATGGGAAGGTATCGATAGCCATGGCGCCAACTACCTCTTTATTGAGAACAACGAGATAACGGATGTAAAGATACCGATATCAATTGGCCAGATCAATGAAGACGACAGGTACCCGGTACCGGTACATACCCTGAACATTGAAGGGAACATGATCCTTGGCAATTTCTCTGCAGAGAGTGAATATCCGGCCATCAAGGTATTCGGCGGTAATAACAGCGATGATACTGTCAGCAAGCCCTACCTTAGAGCAACAATCTCAGCTAACACGATCTCTGACAGAAATAACTGGCTGTCAGAAGATAATGCTGTCGTATTGCAGAATGTGCCGGATGCTGTGATCGATAACAATACCGTATCCTCAGATGCTGGTCCAGAGACTCCCGATGAAGTTGCAGATACCGTAGAAGATATGAACGAGACAATCCTTGACGAAAAACCTGTGGCTATTGTGGGAATTGTATCCGCACCTTCAAAGAACAGTCTTGAGCTCGATGGCAGTGGTTCAATAGATGATACAGGCATAGCTTCATATTCCTGGGACTTTGATTCCTCGGACGGAATTCAGGAAGATGCAAGCGGAGAAGTTGTATCTCATGTATTCCCCGGAGCAGGCAGATATGTGGTTACCCTGACAGTCACTGATACCCAGGGACAGCAGGACATAGATACACTGAACGTAGTATTTAATTGA
- a CDS encoding type II toxin-antitoxin system HicB family antitoxin, protein MLIEYIHAALENARYEIIEDDEPYYGEVPELEGVWATGSTLEECRRNLEEVIDEWIVFRLCRGFTLPPVGNHVIEDCGEAAVV, encoded by the coding sequence ATGCTTATTGAATACATCCATGCTGCTCTTGAGAATGCCAGGTATGAGATTATTGAAGACGATGAACCATATTATGGTGAAGTGCCGGAACTTGAAGGTGTCTGGGCTACAGGCAGTACCCTTGAAGAATGCCGGAGAAACCTTGAAGAGGTCATTGATGAGTGGATAGTTTTCAGACTCTGTAGAGGCTTTACACTTCCACCGGTAGGCAATCATGTGATCGAAGATTGTGGGGAAGCTGCAGTTGTCTAA
- a CDS encoding type IV pilin: MTEKNPSFLENTDAVSEVIGEILLTAVAVIAFSVVAVFIFSQAGPQEKVHADIQGWVGVDSDTIYLRHAGGEVVNVLQTGILLDINGTRRQITAQELAQIKGNDNWVLGETIMINTSDLWTYDIGQDDNIAVTLLDTGTNLVIKSGTLLGSEQTVVTTPGGQIPIAPVLSGRNPPTPYQSNTSQSVTFSASSSQASINEFLLNGQHVAWSNGTSPSYNNTSASTGTYNLTLIARNPENTSLADSMEWTWTVVDVSTGHNASGVDMRLQKSDKGGYISDGDYISFRTTTGNNHIKIEGVNTNIKNNRDVMLVMNGQQDSGQIYMSNSGALWQITTYDFNVEFYLDGSPVDTGQITEIYIGSAENLESTLSYHLPSHLSQTYFSENAGSNVIIDWSPDNDSEIRLYNITPTASSNFNIQFGPDSTYMDGFDADYGII, translated from the coding sequence ATGACTGAAAAAAACCCTTCTTTCCTGGAAAATACAGATGCCGTATCCGAGGTGATCGGAGAGATACTGCTGACGGCAGTTGCGGTGATCGCATTCTCTGTTGTGGCTGTATTCATATTCTCGCAGGCAGGACCCCAGGAAAAGGTCCATGCGGACATCCAGGGATGGGTGGGCGTGGACTCGGATACCATCTACCTGCGCCATGCAGGCGGGGAAGTCGTCAATGTCCTGCAGACCGGCATTCTACTGGACATCAACGGTACAAGAAGGCAGATCACAGCACAGGAGCTGGCGCAGATAAAAGGCAACGATAACTGGGTCCTGGGTGAGACAATCATGATCAACACTTCCGATCTCTGGACCTACGATATAGGTCAGGACGATAACATAGCCGTAACCCTGCTCGATACCGGCACAAACCTTGTCATCAAAAGCGGAACCCTGCTTGGAAGTGAGCAGACGGTAGTAACAACACCCGGAGGCCAGATACCCATAGCACCTGTACTCTCAGGCAGGAACCCTCCGACACCCTACCAGAGTAACACTTCTCAGTCTGTCACCTTCAGTGCATCCAGCAGCCAGGCCTCGATAAACGAGTTCCTTCTAAACGGACAACATGTGGCATGGTCCAATGGCACCTCACCCTCATACAACAATACAAGCGCTTCAACAGGCACATATAATCTCACACTCATAGCAAGGAATCCTGAAAACACCTCACTGGCAGATTCAATGGAATGGACATGGACAGTAGTAGACGTAAGTACAGGTCACAACGCTTCGGGGGTCGATATGCGCCTGCAGAAATCAGATAAGGGCGGTTACATTTCAGACGGGGACTACATTAGTTTCAGAACCACCACAGGTAACAATCACATCAAGATCGAGGGTGTCAATACCAATATAAAGAACAACAGGGACGTCATGCTGGTGATGAACGGCCAGCAGGATTCGGGCCAGATCTACATGAGCAATTCCGGAGCTCTCTGGCAGATCACTACCTATGACTTCAATGTTGAGTTCTATCTGGACGGCAGTCCCGTGGATACCGGACAGATTACTGAGATTTATATTGGCAGTGCAGAAAACCTTGAATCGACATTATCCTATCATCTCCCCTCACATCTCTCCCAGACCTATTTCAGTGAGAATGCTGGCAGCAATGTAATTATAGACTGGTCTCCTGACAATGACTCCGAGATCAGGCTTTACAATATTACCCCGACAGCAAGTTCAAACTTTAACATCCAGTTCGGTCCTGATAGTACGTATATGGACGGATTTGATGCGGATTATGGGATAATCTGA
- a CDS encoding NAD-dependent epimerase/dehydratase family protein, whose protein sequence is MVGDRLSGQRILVTGGAGFIGSHVVDRLVRMGNKVTVFDNLSSGRLEFLEKSTDDPGFRLIQGDLLDEKKIEEACRGMDLVFHVAANPDVRLGAVDTKVHFDQNITATYNLLEAMRKNGVKDIAFTSTSTVYGEATVIPTPEDYGPLTPISLYGASKLASEALITSYSHTFDMQSWIFRFANIIGDRGTHGIIVDFIAKLRKNPAELEILGDGKQSKSYLHVRECVNAMMFAVSESDDEVNIFNIGSEDATNPTRIGEIIVEEMGLESVKFYYTGGSRGWKGDVPKMMLSVEKLKELGWSPEWESERSVRETVRSLLV, encoded by the coding sequence ATGGTCGGAGACAGATTATCAGGACAAAGAATACTTGTCACCGGAGGTGCCGGATTTATCGGCAGCCATGTGGTTGACAGACTTGTAAGAATGGGAAATAAAGTTACGGTTTTTGATAATCTGAGTTCCGGAAGACTCGAATTTCTGGAAAAGAGTACGGATGATCCCGGATTCAGACTTATTCAGGGAGATCTTCTGGATGAAAAGAAAATCGAAGAAGCCTGCAGGGGTATGGATCTTGTATTCCATGTTGCCGCAAATCCCGATGTGCGACTTGGGGCAGTGGATACGAAGGTGCATTTTGACCAGAACATTACAGCCACCTATAACCTGCTGGAAGCCATGCGCAAAAATGGTGTGAAGGATATAGCATTCACCTCCACCTCCACAGTCTACGGAGAGGCCACGGTGATCCCCACACCCGAAGATTACGGACCACTGACCCCCATATCCCTGTACGGTGCATCCAAGCTTGCAAGTGAAGCACTGATCACATCCTACTCACACACCTTTGACATGCAGTCCTGGATATTCCGCTTTGCCAATATAATAGGTGACAGGGGAACTCATGGGATTATAGTTGATTTTATAGCCAAGCTCAGGAAGAATCCAGCCGAGCTTGAGATACTGGGTGACGGAAAGCAATCCAAGTCCTATCTTCATGTAAGAGAATGCGTAAATGCAATGATGTTCGCGGTCTCCGAGAGCGATGATGAGGTAAATATTTTCAATATCGGATCAGAGGATGCCACCAACCCGACCCGCATAGGAGAGATCATAGTTGAGGAAATGGGACTTGAAAGTGTCAAGTTCTACTACACCGGCGGCTCAAGGGGCTGGAAAGGCGATGTGCCAAAGATGATGCTTTCCGTGGAAAAGTTAAAGGAACTCGGATGGAGTCCTGAGTGGGAATCCGAGAGAAGTGTGAGGGAGACCGTAAGGTCGTTGCTTGTTTGA
- a CDS encoding prenyltransferase gives MVDECPSTYEMIRGYGLLAMVVPLTISTAIAVIVTGGFDPLGLFLAAVVGFSIHVSMNLYNDIYDTRQGCDTLESGKSIFSGGSAVIVREPALEGKMFTIARSGLVMGLIGTLGLMYISARELWPIFAFIFLSAAFLSKYYTAEPIKFAYRGLGEIVIWLGFGPFAVLLGAAAQGIPFHPLVLAIMPVTGLSTLIFAWGGEMVDMPYDLKAGKRGLVIRLGGLRSGIYGLMVLHALLIGNMIFAAYVFPDGWILILAIVPYILMLPKVFTLLFRGLGSEEGIYERAKMNFLSFVVFSVFVMIGFVVLALM, from the coding sequence GTGGTTGATGAGTGTCCGAGTACTTATGAGATGATAAGGGGTTACGGGCTGCTGGCCATGGTCGTCCCCCTGACCATAAGCACGGCCATTGCCGTGATCGTTACAGGCGGTTTTGATCCCCTTGGTCTTTTTCTTGCGGCGGTTGTTGGATTCAGTATACATGTTTCCATGAACCTCTACAATGATATATACGATACCAGACAGGGCTGCGATACACTGGAGTCCGGTAAAAGTATCTTCAGCGGCGGATCCGCTGTGATCGTGAGAGAACCCGCACTTGAGGGGAAAATGTTCACAATAGCCAGAAGCGGTCTTGTGATGGGTTTGATCGGGACGCTCGGGCTGATGTATATATCAGCGAGAGAGCTCTGGCCTATATTTGCCTTTATTTTCCTGTCCGCAGCCTTTTTAAGCAAGTACTATACTGCAGAGCCCATCAAATTCGCATACCGTGGCCTTGGTGAGATAGTGATATGGCTCGGGTTCGGACCCTTTGCAGTTCTACTTGGAGCGGCTGCCCAGGGAATACCATTTCATCCGCTGGTGCTTGCCATCATGCCGGTTACAGGCCTAAGTACGCTGATATTTGCCTGGGGCGGAGAGATGGTGGATATGCCCTATGACCTTAAGGCCGGCAAGCGCGGGCTTGTTATAAGGCTGGGAGGGTTGAGAAGCGGTATATACGGGCTGATGGTCCTGCATGCTTTGCTCATAGGAAACATGATCTTTGCTGCATATGTGTTTCCAGATGGATGGATACTTATCCTGGCCATAGTTCCGTATATACTGATGCTGCCGAAGGTTTTTACCCTGCTGTTCAGGGGCCTTGGAAGTGAAGAGGGGATATACGAGAGAGCGAAGATGAACTTTCTGAGCTTTGTGGTTTTTTCTGTTTTTGTTATGATAGGGTTTGTTGTTCTGGCGCTAATGTGA
- a CDS encoding HepT-like ribonuclease domain-containing protein: MARTRDKLIHGYFGVDLELTRDIVEHDLPELRVRMEQILEELNRETEA, from the coding sequence ATGGCAAGAACCAGGGACAAACTGATTCACGGTTATTTCGGTGTCGATCTTGAACTCACCCGGGATATCGTCGAACACGATCTTCCTGAACTTAGAGTAAGGATGGAGCAGATCCTTGAAGAGCTTAATCGCGAAACTGAGGCATAA
- a CDS encoding metal-dependent hydrolase, which yields MPYPPTHLLFYGFMVLVAGTFLLSAYSFEGKPRISNRNFMIVVLIAGAVGSLLPDVPAVWNLILHGNLRHNMVGPMPSHSIIFGMLISGFMLGFSYLVYRNFRQAFSLAMIIAVTFVFHLILDDLEGGSIAYLFPLYEEPVSIFGARVLATIFEVLRNVF from the coding sequence ATGCCATATCCTCCGACTCATCTATTGTTCTACGGTTTCATGGTTCTTGTTGCCGGGACCTTTTTGTTATCTGCTTATAGCTTTGAAGGAAAACCGCGGATAAGTAACAGAAACTTCATGATAGTGGTACTGATAGCCGGTGCTGTGGGGAGTCTTCTGCCGGATGTGCCTGCGGTATGGAACCTTATACTGCATGGTAATCTCAGGCACAATATGGTCGGCCCAATGCCTTCCCATTCCATAATTTTCGGTATGCTGATCTCAGGTTTTATGCTGGGTTTTAGCTATCTAGTATACAGGAATTTCCGGCAGGCATTTTCTCTGGCAATGATCATAGCTGTGACCTTTGTTTTTCATCTGATCCTGGATGATCTTGAAGGCGGTAGTATCGCTTATCTCTTTCCTTTATATGAGGAGCCTGTCAGTATATTCGGTGCCAGGGTACTGGCTACGATCTTTGAGGTGCTTCGAAACGTATTTTGA